The Thalassophryne amazonica chromosome 8, fThaAma1.1, whole genome shotgun sequence genome includes a window with the following:
- the rps13 gene encoding 40S ribosomal protein S13, with protein MGRMHAPGKGLSQSALPYRRSVPTWLKLTSDDVKEQIFKLAKKGLTPSQIGVILRDSHGVAQVRFVTGNKILRILKSKGLAPDLPEDLYHLIKKAVAVRKHLERNRKDKDAKFRLILIESRIHRLARYYKTKRVLAPNWKYESSTASALVA; from the exons ATGGGTCGCATGCACGCTCCCGG AAAGGGCTTGTCCCAGTCAGCTCTGCCTTACAGGCGCAGTGTTCCCACT TGGCTGAAGCTCACATCCGATGATGTCAAAGAGCAGATCTTCAAGCTGGCCAAAAAAGGATTGACTCCTTCTCAGATTG GTGTGATTCTCAGGGACTCACATGGTGTGGCCCAAGTCCGTTTCGTCACTGGCAACAAGATCTTGAGAATCCTCAAATCCAAGGGTCTGGCCCCTGATCTGCCCGAGGACCTTTACCATCTCATCAAGAAGGCCGTGGCAGTCAGAAAGCATCTGGAGAGAAACAGAAAG GACAAGGATGCCAAGTTCCGCCTGATTCTGATTGAGAGCAGGATCCACAGGCTGGCCCGCTACTACAAGACTAAGAGAGTACTGGCCCCCAACTGGAAGTA TGAGTCCTCGACAGCTTCTGCTCTGGTGGCATAA